From Dermatophagoides farinae isolate YC_2012a chromosome 10, ASM2471394v1, whole genome shotgun sequence, a single genomic window includes:
- the rhea gene encoding LOW QUALITY PROTEIN: talin_middle and talin-RS domain-containing protein rhea (The sequence of the model RefSeq protein was modified relative to this genomic sequence to represent the inferred CDS: deleted 1 base in 1 codon), with protein sequence MPKTSLKIHFTGGPESPEIVKKIQLDSSLKVKKAIEEIYSKQNDRRAQMGKSTDYALYFFKEENGIKTGFWLDPERELQYYLLRDDDNVEFRNKMRPLKIRLLDESIKTINVDSSQIIENLMPIICDKLGVANYEEYSLCREMENNENFENMNGTMNGVTGTGGGGTLMRNTLRKNKDQKMEQLKRKLKIDDDMNWIDHMKTLDEQDIGPNTTLIFRRKYFYSDQNIDSRDPMQLHLLYVQTRDAIINGTHPVTMEQACEFAGIQCQIDHGDYVETKHKSGFLDLKNYLPRDYGKQKNAEKRIFIEHKNHRGLSNVEAKVRYVTKARLLKTYGVTFFLVKEKMQGKNKLVPRLLGVTKDSVLRLDEKTKEILKTWPLTTVKRWAPTPNSFTLDFGDYSDSYYSVQTTEGEQISKLIGGYIDIILRRKKAKDHFGIDGDEGSAMIEDSVSPSKATIMQHQPDAKPSKPIIEDVAIPGIIRTGGTGGPQVLKVDQIPEVKQIPVVQSQAPLTQSPVMAAQHPKYLQTGLSDPQRALLGTIGTGQDAVQKALNELDSKAIIPEYGPDLGYKQDQLDVKKETVSSQMAALNAATAQVLTLTSVPEEEVDHPALGAAISTITTNLPAMAKDVKMIAALTDDHDRGDKLIDAARNLCNAFSDLLRAAEPSNNVPRQNLITAANKVSDATSNLLYNIDDDNIDREASDTLLSLSKPVANATAKLVLKAKDVASRCDDQAAKNRVISAATQCALATSQLVSCAKVVAPTIHSPNCQKQIVDASKEVSKAVDGITRVCHDSVRDPYLNGEVNQAANEVNDALNNLLNYVRSLGATGRGHRRPGDDGAVDTILDATDRLFSSTGDASEMVKQAKILAQATSQLIQNIKGQAETQPDSDIQKRLLSAAKSLADATSRLVEAAKGCATNPNDSNSQAALRAAAEDLRNATNTAASNALKQKLMNRLESTAKYATAMATQNIAAVHGCAPYNQNAHNQNEMNQMCREVNGTIPPVVSSIKAYHNEPNNSGKQSQLINACENFMGPALRLANVSLSSSPTITDKSASIQLTQSAQQLAEALSELRSCLNKASEACSFANEINAAIDNIRQLNIELSECRMAALKHALKPLPGDNFDHCSSRLNAACKSVASAMAQLLSATSQGEQNYIGTASREVTSSLKNLTSAARGVAATASERDVQMQVLDHSNQILELSITLFEEIRWALENCQDSDRHQRLTNIAKSLSSALQNCVICLPSHKDVDDSIRAINDSTRTLSYDNHYSHKSYAELQNDISNAATSLNEATSEVIESSRSPSKLAPASKNYANHYSNLFQLSNEISGQTNDNAVKQQIMSCLEELSSSSSRFLSSAKTVSADPNAPNSSSQLATAARAVTQSISNLLDVCSLSAPGQKECDQAIQNIQMMRSYLDNPSVQLNDSTYFECLELVTEKSRRLGDAMTGIANYARRNEHENFGESVKDASDSVCGLLEGAAQAAYLVGASDPTSVAGRPGIIDINLLNRSQETIHNACAQLTSPNATKDQIIRCATDIAKSTSNLCNACRIASAKTQNSYHRKNFVQSAKDVANATATLIKEIKPLEESSAQHVNDNCRLATRPLLESVDNLVSFANSPEFASVPAQISPKARQTQQPITTYGKAIIDASSNMIMSAKTLAVNPKDPPGWQTLANHSKNVSDSIKKLVTSIKDASPGQNECDDALEKLGSCIKKLDQSSLDAINKVLQVRNDNTPKGFREPVSASLSEIKENIDPVRVAGKSKAEKLGHAITQLINYFDLLTSNSIGYASKIPDDKQQNQILDKSKGVCESALQLIYTVKECGGNPKATSLHAEIEDSSADMKNAIKNYENLMQSAASEEGHVNSIVEQLTKSLTRIEERSYAYSNGSSPDNLSYVDYQTRMVACVKEIARIAQDMSAKSATQVSQLGALCTRLSENYANLANDVNGIAAATNNIETASRIKSSVQELGTACVDIVKNAGSCLTNPGDTYSQRELTDSARNVSEKCSYVLAAFQAGSRGTQACIMAANSVQGIIGDIDTTILFANSGALNPEDPNDSFGIYKDEILKTAKALVEDTKTLVAGAASSQEALAVAAQNAVTTITQLTTAVKQGAATLGSNNSEAQVMLLNSVKDVAIALNELIDATKTASGKNINDPAMMHLKDSAKVMVTNVTSLLKTVKTVEDEQQRGTRALEATIDGIEGEIRSYESGSMYINQDVTPEHLIRATKPVTMATAKAVAAGTSGQQDDIIVVANMGRKAIHDLLQVCKSAALLADNQELKMRIIDAGKKCSQDYQELLKIIFHILQRPTNVNDVKQQLYQMSRTIAASVTEIVSLAEMLKGVDWVDPEDPTVIAENELLGAASSIDLAAKKLANLQPRINSIKLPDEDMNFDEIILEAAKSITQATAMLIRAASNAQKELVATGKVDAHGVHQFSDDSQWSEGLISAARHVAAATHSLVEAANALVLGQASEEKLISAAKQVASSTAQLLVACKVKADPESQAMKRLQTAGNAVKKATDNLVRAAQQAIEQEEEQNLIISKRRVQGITQEIVAREEILKKERELVEAREKLAAINRAKYGNRPPDEKDYGFTSVQQYNNTYYQQDQTTFNNNHHHHPHYHQGNFNQ encoded by the exons atgcctaaaacatcattgaaaatacaTTTTACTGGTGGTCCAGAATCGCctgaaattgtcaaaaaaattcaattggattCATCGTTAAAGGTGAAAAAAGCTATTgaagaaatttattcaaaacaaaatgatcgcCGTGCACAAATGGGTAAAA GTACCGATTATGcattgtattttttcaaagaagaaaatggaaTCAAAACTGGATTCTGGCTTGATCCAGAACGTGAACTACAATATTATCTATtacgtgatgatgataatgttgaatttCGTAATAAAATGAGGCCATTAAAAATCCGATTATTGgatgaatcaataaaaacaataaatgttgattcaagtcaaataattgaaaatctaATGCCAATTATTTGCGATAAATTAGGTGTGGCCAATTATGAAGAATATTCACTTTGTcgtgaaatggaaaataatgaaaattttgaaaatatgaatGGAACAATGAATGGTGTTACCGgtactggtggtggtggtacaTTGATGCGTAATACATTGCGTAAAAATAAGGAtcaaaaaatggaacaattAAAACGTAAAttaaaaatcgatgatgatatgaattgGATTGATCATATGAAAACATTGGATGAACAAGATATTGGTCCGAATACGACGTTGATATTTCGTCGGAAATATTTCTATTCAgatcaaaatattgattcacGTGATCCGATGCAATTACATTTATTGTATGTACAAACACGTGATGCCATCATTAATGGTACACATCCGGTGACAATGGAACAGGCATGTGAATTTGCCGGCATTCAATGTCAAATTGATCATGGTGATTATGTGGAAACTAAACATAAATCTGGATTTCTTGATCTAAAAAATTATCTACCAAGAGATTatggtaaacaaaaaaatgctgaaaaacgaatttttattgaacatAAAAATCATCGTGGCCTTAGCAATGTTGAAGCCAAAGTTCGTTATGTAACCAAAGCAAGATTATTGAAAACATATGgtgttacattttttttggttaaagaaaaaatgcaaggtaaaaataaattagtACCACGATTATTGGGTGTCACTAAAGACAGTGTATTACGGTTGGATGAAAAAACTAAagaaatattgaaaacatgGCCATTAACAACAGTGAAACGATGGGCACCAACACCGAATAGTTTTACATTGGATTTTGGTGATTATTCAGATAGCTATTATTCAGTACAAACAACCGAAGGTGAACAAATTTCCAAATTGATTGGTGGCTATATTGATATAATTTTACGACGTAAAAAAGCCAAAGATCATTTTGGtatcgatggtgatgaaggTTCGGCAATGATTGAAGATAGTGTATCACCATCTAAAGCAACCATTATGCAACATCAACCGGATGCTAAACCATCGAAACCGATAATTGAAGATGTTGCCATTCCGGGTATTATTCGTACTGGCGGTACTGGTGGTCCACAAGTTTTAAAAGTAGATCAAATACCTGAAGTAAAACAGATACCAGTTGTACAATCGCAAGCACCATTAACACAATCACCAGTAATGGCTGCACAACATCCAAAATATCTACAAACTGGTCTATCGGATCCACAACGTGCATTGCTTGGCACTATTGGTACTGGACAAGATGCCGTACAGAAagcattgaatgaattggattCAAAAGCCATTATACCTGAATATGGTCCTGATTTAGGCTATAAACAAGATCAATTAGATGTGAAAAAAGAGACTGTTTCATCACAGATGGCCGCATTGAATGCAGCCACAGCCCAAGTTTTGACATTGACTTCAGTACCCGAAGAAGAGGTTGATCATCCTGCATTGGGTGCGGCTATCAGTACAATAACAACCAATTTACCTGCAATGGCTAAAGATGTTAAAATGATTGCTGCATTGactgatgatcatgatcgtggtgacaaattgattgatgcgGCCAGAAATTTATGTAACGCTTTTTCAGATTTATTGAGAGCAGCCGAACCATCGAATAATGTACCAAGGCAAAACCTGATTACAGCGGCCAATAAAGTGAGCGATGCTACATCGAATCTTTTGTAtaacatcgatgatgataatattgatagAGAAGCATCCGATACATTGCTTAGTTTATCAAAACCGGTGGCTAATGCAACAGCCAAACTGGTCCTAAAAGCCAAAGATGTTGCATCCAGATGTGATGATCAAGCGGCTAAAAATCGTGTTATAAGCGCTGCAACACAATGTGCTTTGGCTACATCGCAACTGGTTTCTTGTGCCAAAGTGGTTGCTCCAACTATTCATAGTCCGAATTGTCAGAAACAGATTGTCGATGCTTCAAAAGAGGTTAGTAAAGCAGTCGATGGTATTACTCGTGTATGTCATGATTCGGTTCGTGATCCCTATCTAAATGGTGAAGTCAATCAAGCTGCCAATGAAGTTAATGATGCTTTGAATAATCTATTGAATTATGTCCGTTCATTGGGCGCAACTGGACGTGGACATCGACGACCAGGTGATGATGGTGCCGTAGACACCATTTTGGATGCCACTGATCGTTTGTTTAGCAGTACTGGTGATGCTTCCGAAATGGTTAAACAGGCCAAAATTTTGGCTCAAGCCACTTCACAATTGATACAGAATATCAAAGGTCAAGCCGAAACACAACCAGATTCAGATATTCAAAAACGTTTGCTTTCAGCAGCAAAAAGTTTAGCCGATGCTACATCACGTCTAGTAGAAGCTGCTAAAGGATGTGCCACAAATCCAAACGATTCAAATTCACAGGCAGCATTACGTGCTGCAGCAGAAGATCTACGAAATGCTACGAATACGGCCGCCAGTAAtgcattgaaacaaaaactaatGAATCGTTTAGAATCTACAGCCAAATATGCCACCGCTATGGCCACACAGAATATTGCTGCAGTACATGGATGTGCTCCATATAATCAGAATGCgcataatcaaaatgaaatgaatcaaatgtgtCGTGAAGTGAATGGAACTATTCCGCCGGTGGTCAGCAGCATCAAGGCCTATCACAATGAGCCAAACAATTCTGGCAAACAGTCTCAATTGATAAATGCATGCGAAAACTTTATGGGTCCTGCTCTTCGATTGGCTAATGTTTCGTTATCATCGTCGCCAACTATAACGGATAAGTCGGCCTCCATCCAATTGACACAGTCCGCCCAGCAATTGGCTGAAGCATTATCAGAATTACGAAGCTGTTTGAATAAAGCATCAGAAGCATGTAGTTTCGCCAATGAAATCAATGCAGCAATCGACAATATTCGtcaattgaatattgaaCTATCTGAATGTCGTATGGCTGCATTGAAACATGCATTGAAACCATTGCCtggtgataattttgatcattgttCGTCGCGTTTGAATGCGGCATGTAAATCGGTTGCATCGGCTATGGCACAATTGTTGAGCGCCACATCACAAGGTGAACAAAATTATATTGGCACAGCATCACGTGAGGTGACTagttcattgaaaaatttgactAGCGCTGCTCGTGGTGTGGCAGCCACAGCATCCGAACGTGATGTACAAATGCAAGTGTTAGATCATTCGAATCAGATACTCGAATTGTCTATAACATTGTTCGAAGAGATTCGTTGGGCATTGGAAAATTGTCAGGATTCTGATCGACATCAACGATTGACAAACATAGCCAAGTCATTATCGTCAGCATTACAAAACTGTGTCATTTGTTTGCCAAGTCATAAAGATGTCGATGATTCTATTCGTGCCATCAATGATTCAACACGTACATTAAGctatgataatcattattcacaTAAATCATATGCTGAACTACAGAATGATATTTCTAATGCTGCAACTAGTTTAAATGAAGCCACATCTGAAGTGATTGAATCGTCACGTTCACCGTCCAAGTTGGCACCAGCATCGAAAAACTATGccaatcattattcaaatttgttCCAATTGAGCAATGAAATTTCAGGTCAAACAAATGACAATGCTGTTAAACAACAGATCATGTCATGCTTGGAAgagctatcatcatcatcaagccGATTTTTGTCGTCAGCCAAAACTGTTTCGGCCGATCCGAATGCACCGAATTCAAGCAGTCAATTGGCTACAGCTGCACGTGCCGTTACACAAAGCATTAGTAATTTGCTTGATGTATGTTCATTATCGGCTCCTGGCCAAAAAGAATGTGATCAAGCtattcaaaatattcaaatgatgcGATCATATCTGGATAATCCAAGTGTTCAGCTAAATGATTCAAcatattttgaatgtttaGAATTGGTGACGGAAAAAAGTCGTCGTTTAGGCGATGCTATGACTGGCATTGCTAACTATGCTCGTCGTAATgaacatgaaaattttggTGAATCCGTTAAAGATGCTTCGGATTCGGTTTGTGGTCTTTTGGAAGGTGCCGCTCAAGCCGCATATTTAGTTGGTGCTTCCGATCCAACCAGTGTGGCTGGCCGTCCTGGTATTATTGACATTAATCTATTGAATCGAAGTCAAGAAACAATCCATAATGCTTGTGCACAATTAACATCACCGAATGCAACCAAAGATCAGATAATACGTTGTGCAACTGATATTGCTAAATCCACATCTAATCTATGTAATGCATGTCGTATTGCATCGGCAAAAACACAGAATTCATATCATCGAAAGAACTTTGTTCAATCAGCCAAAGATGTTGCCAATGCAACAGCAACATTGATCAAAGAGATCAAACCATTGGAAGAATCTAGCGCACAACAtgtgaatgataattgtcGACTTGCCACACGACCATTGCTCGAATCGGTCGATAATTTGGTTTCATTTGCAAACAGTCCGGAATTTGCATCTGTACCGGCACAAATCAGTCCAAAAGCACGTCAAACACAACAACCAATCACCACCTATGGTAAAGCAATAATCGATGCTTCATCCAATATGATTATGTCGGCCAAAACTTTAGCTGTCAATCCAAAAGATCCACCTGGTTGGCAAACATTGGCTAATCATAGTAAAAATGTTagtgattcaatcaaaaaactTGTCACATCCATAAAGGATGCTTCGCCTGgtcaaaatgaatgtgatgatgCGTTGGAAAAATTGGGCTCATGTATcaaaaaattggatcaatcatcattggatgcAATCAATAAAGTGCTTCAAGTTCGTAATGATAATACACCGAAAGGATTCCGTGAA CCAGTTAGTGCTTCATTATCGgaaatcaaagaaaacaTTGATCCAGTTCGTGTGGCTGGAAAATCGAAAGCAGAAAAATTGGGACATGCTATAAcacaattgattaattattttgatcTATTGACATCCAATTCAATTGGTTATGCATCGAAAATACCAGATGAtaaacaacagaatcaaattttaGACAAATCAAAAGGTGTATGTGAAAGTGCATTACAATTAATATATACGGTAAAAGAATGTGGTGGCAATCCAAAAGCAACATCATTACATGCCGAAATTGAAGATTCAAGTGCCGATATGAAAAATGCTATAAAGAATTACGAAAATCTAATGCAATCAGCCGCATCAGAAGAAGGACATGTTAACAGTATTGTTGAACAATTGACAAAATCATTGACACGAATCGAAGAACGATCATATGCATATTCGAATGGTTCCAGTCCGGATAATCTTTCCTATGTGGACTATCAAACAAGAATGGTAGCCTGTGTCAAAGAAATTGCAAGAATAGCACAAGATATG aGTGCTAAATCTGCAACCCAAGTATCACAACTTGGTGCTTTATGCACAAGACTATCCGAAAATTATGCCAATTTAGCAAATGACGTCAATGGTATTGCTGCTGCCACAAATAATATCGAg aCTGCATCACGTATTAAAAGTAGTGTACAAGAACTTGGTACCGCATGTGTTGATATCGTAAAAAATGCTGGTTCCTGTTTGACAAATCCTGGTGATACTTATAGTCAACGAGAATTGACTGACAGTGCTCGAAATGTTTCCGAAAAATGTTCCTATGTTTTGGCCGCATTTCAAGCCGGATCACGTGGAACTCAGGCTTGTATTATGGCGGCAAATTCAGTACAAGGAATTATTGGCGATATTGATACAACGATTTTGTTTGCCAATTCTGGTGCCCTGAATCCAGAAGATCCAAATGATTCTTTTGGTATTTATAAGGATGAAATTCTCAAAACGGCCAAAGCTTTGGTTGAAGACACCAAAACATTGGTGGCTGGTGCCGCTTCCAGTCAGGAAGCATTAGCTGTTGCTGCTCAAAATGCCGTTACTACGATCACACAATTGACAACCGCTGTTAAACAAGGTGCCGCCACATTAGGATCGAATAATTCGGAAGCTCAAgtaatgttgttgaattctGTCAAAGATGTTGCCATTGCATTGaacgaattgattgatgcaACCAAAACGGCTTCTGGTAAAAATATTAACGATCCTGCAATGATGCATCTGAAAGATTCAGCCAAA gTTATGGTAACAAATgtaacatcattattgaaaacaGTGAAAACTGTTgaagatgaacaacaaaGAGGAACACGTGCTTTGGAAGCAACCATCGATGGAATTGAAGGCGAAATTCGTAGTTATGAAAGTGGTAGCATGTATATTAATCAAGATGTTACGCCAGAACATTTGATTCGTGCAACAAAACCTGTAACGATGGCTACAGCGAAAGCTGTTGCTGCTGGTACTAGTGGACAACAAGATGATATTATTGTCGTCGCCAATATGGGTAGAAAAGCTATACACGATCTATTGCAGGTGTGCAAGTCAGCTGCTTTGTTGGCCGATAATCAAGAACTTAAAATGAGAATAATTGATGCTGGAAAGAAATGTTCACAAGACTATCaagaattgttgaaaattatctTTCATATTCTACAACGTCCAACCAATGTCAATGATGTTAAACAGCAATTATATCAGATGTCACGAACAATAGCCGCTTCAGTTACAGAGATTGTATCGTTAGCAGAAATGTTGAAAGGCGTTGATTGGGTTGATCCTGAAGATCCAACCGTTATTgctgaaaatgaattattgggCGCTGCCTCATCGATCGATCTGGCAGCAAAAAAACTTGCCAATCTACAACCTCGAATAAATAGTATTAAG ttgccCGATGAAGACATGAACtttgatgaaatcattttgGAAGCAGCCAAATCTATTACACAGGCAACGGCTATGCTTATTAGAGCTGCATCAAATGCTCAAAAAGAATTGGTGGCCACTGGTAAAGTTGATGCTCATGGTGTACATCAATTTTCTGATGACAGCCAATGGTCAGAGGGTCTTATTTCGGCTGCTCGACACGTGGCTGCTGCTACGCATAGTTTAGTGGAAGCTGCCAATGCTTTAGTGTTAGGTCAAGCATCTGAAGAGAAATTGATTTCCGCTGCCAAACAAGTAGCCAGTTCAACGGCTCAATTATTAGTCGCTTGTAAAGTTAAAGCTGATCCAGAATCACAAGCAATGAAACGTTTACAGACGGCCGGAAATGCTGTGAAAAAAGCAACGGACAATTTGGTTCGTGCTGCACAACAGGCCATCGAACAAGAAGAGgaacaaaatttaatcataAGTAAACGTCGTGTACAGGGAATCACACAGGAGATTGTTGCCCGTGaagaaatattgaaaaaagaacgaGAATTAGTTGAAGCAAGAGAAAAATTGGCTGCCATTAATCGTGCCAAATATGGTAATAGACCACCGGATGAAAAAGATTATGGTTTTACATCAGTACAGCAATATAATAATACCTATTATCAACAAGATCAAAcaacattcaataataaccatcatcatcatccacattatcatcaaggaaattttaatcaataa
- the mRpL32 gene encoding mitochondrial ribosomal protein L32: MNQFFATAKNIFLTIKYCRLSLFNLDNFLNRAPPALVIVQSSLPNISNGGSPTSINDLMQDGLLWGVPKKRRTIEKRLKRRFGVENYPSDAKILRTRNDIIICERCGDHHEYYAICPTCYRKVKEETERMRDALREQTNPLQPKEKDVLFRFENEKYEQTSSSTSHHEEELKREFEIIDIDHPRPQWFSRNLMTKSTGSKNYDPKNVIIDPKDFITNNENNNKN, from the exons atgaatcaattttttgctACTGCAAAGAACATATTTTTAACGATTAAATATTGTAGACTTTCTCTATTCAATTTGGATAATTTTCTAAATC GTGCTCCACCAGCTCTAGTGATTGTTCAATCATCTTTGCCCAATATTTCAAATGGTGGTTCACCGACATCCATTAATGATTTAATGCAAGATGGATTATTATGGGGTGTGCCAAAAAAACGTAGAACCATTGAAAAACGATTAAAACGAAGATTTGGTGTTGAAAATTATCCATCGGATGCAAAGATATTGAGAACAAGAAatgatattatcatttgtgaACGATgtggtgatcatcatgaatattATGCAATCTGTCCAACATGTTATCGTAAAGTTAAAGAAGAAACGGAACGAATGCGCGATGCATTACGTGAACAAACGAATCCATTGCAAccgaaagaaaaagatgttttatttcgattcgaaaatgaaaaatatgaacaaacatcatcatccactaGTCATCATGAAGAGGAATTAAAACGcgaatttgaaatcattgaCATTGATCATCCACGTCCACAATGGTTTAGCCGTAATCTAATGACAAAATCTACTGGATCTAAAAATTATGATCCAAAAAATGTTATCATAGATCCAAAAGATTTCATTACAAAtaatgagaataataataaaaattga